The Silene latifolia isolate original U9 population chromosome X, ASM4854445v1, whole genome shotgun sequence genome contains the following window.
GGACCCTGGTTGCCAATCTGTCTCCTGTCTGCCAACAAGTTCTACACCAGATGTCTGATTAGTGATGGCAAAATTAATAGTCGGGGGTTACCTGCCATAGGTTTCGTACTGCTCGTTCCTGGCCAGCCGTCAGGTGTTAGGCATCCCAAGCCTCGTGGGACTATTCCCCTTTCTAGCGTTGTTCCTGACAAATTGAGCCTGGTGACCAGGTCTGCTGGGAATGAGCGTGCTGGTTCCCTGCTGCCTGACGCCTCGCCCAGCTGATTCGTTTTCGGCGTCTGGCGTATGATCGGTATGGGTGTTGGAGTAACCCTCTGCTGCTGCAAAGCATAGCATCCATTTGTGCCCAGAGTGCACGGTTTTCTTCTGCTGCCTGCTCCTTCGCCTTTCTGTTCTCTTCCCTCATGCTATCAATCCTCCTCTGTAGAGTATCCATCCCGTTGATTAtaatttgggttggattaggcggaggAGTCCGGTGCTTGGCGTGGCTTGTTGGACGGGCTTCTGATTCTTGCTGCGCAGATCCTGTCTCCTTATCACCCCGTATCTGGGTTTCCGCCTCCTTGGTTGCTTTCGGATGGCTTGTCGTGGGTGGGAGACCAGTTTTTGGTGGAGGTCCCGACCCTGAAGCCTGTACTCCTACCACCTGTGGTGGTACAGTCGCCAGATGTGGTGACTGGCTCCTTTAAGTCTTTGAGCGGCTTTTTGCTTGTTTCCTAGCATGGTTTCGTTTTTGTTTGTAGCACGATTAATGATgacgaccactatgccccacggtgggcgcttAACTGTTTTCGTACTTTTCACCGAGTTAATTGATTAGGGTTAAAGCAGTCTAATATCGTTAGTCGTACGTCGTTTGTTTAATGAATAATGCAAGCCTTTGGTGTAGGAGTATGGAGGTACATAAAATAAGAGATTTGACACGTGaggtttggtgacgcggaaaacccaatgtgggaaacgatcGCGGGAAGGGGACGGTACGTACCCTTCCAAGTATTCTGCTAGCAAGATCTGAATTATATGTTAGGAGTACAAGAGGCGTGATGGCTCAATTGCTAGTCTAGTATATGAGGCGATGTGTATATGAATCCCCATGCTCCTCTCCTGCCTTCGTCTTATATAGTACCTAACCCTAATAGGGTTTAGGTTACTTGTTTGTAAAGATACCGAAATCCGGACGGTGGGCTAGGCTCCTCTCTTCTCACGGCCCATCAACATTAACCCTCAGCTACCCCTTGCCCGAGCATTGACCCACGAGCCCTACTTCTCCCCTAGCTCGATAAATCTTCCAGGTCTAATGTGCAAAATTTGGCCCAAATAGGAAGGTCCTAGCTCGATAAATCTTCTAGGTCCAATGTGCAGAATTTGGCCCAAATAGGAAGGTCAGGGAGGTGGCACTGGTAGTAAATCAAAGGTTACTTTAGGCGGAGGAAAAGTACAGAGAAGGGAGAGAAAGAGTCGGCCTTTTCTAGAGAGACTAAAATATTGTTTGATGTTAGAATAAAGTTCTCTATCATGTACTCATGTTATCACATTCGTTTAGATCGTGCATAAATTTTCATGTGCCAAAATATTTCATGACTGATTCGGTGGAGGATTGTTTGCAATCAACTATGTCCGCTTTTATTGATATATCTTAGCGTCAATGCCAATATCCGTAGTCATATCCTTTGCAATCGATTATGTCCACTTCCTTTAAATTTTCAGAATGCTGTAATAAGTTCTTAATCAAAGGCAATCAAAATTAcaacaaacttaagaaaataaaaagaaaatttaGTTAACTATATGATCCGTACACATTGATTCAATGATTCACCAACTAGGAAAAACATGCAAAATGCCCTAAATAATTGCACCACTCATCATGAACCTTCTTGCACGGACAGCCAAATGAAAGACGATTACAAAATAAAACAAGGATCTTCATTATTTCTTAGGACGAAAATCAGTATTTTGTGGTGTAGCCGTATTCGTAGCAACCCTGGCCACATCAATGGCATCGGCCTCCCTTTTCTTCTTAGAATACAAGACACCGTACCCAATAAGGCCCACAATGGCAAAACCCGCAATTGCCATCGTTGGCACTTTGAACGGTAGCCGGCTTCGCTGGTGAAGTACCTCACCAGGGTTATGTCCGGGTGGACGTTTAGAACCTTCAACCCCAGCCGCCTTAATTTGTTCATTACTCATGAAGTGTGTGGCAGCGTTTTTCTTATATGATGGATCGCGAGCCTGGTCTAAATTAGGCTCGCGATCAAGCTTCACCCCTGGCCCACTACTCTCGCCTCCTCCCCAAGACATGATCACTTAATTTCTTCAATGTCTACGTGAATAAACTTTAGTTGTGCAGTTTGGTTTTTCCTGTTGGTTTTATGTTGTGCTTTTTCGTTGCGGATGAAATGAGGATAAGTTAAAGTGTACTGTAATTGTATATACGTGGTAGGAAGGGAGGACGTAGGACGTGGAAATTTGACACGTTAGTTTTGTGGTCGATGTAAGTGTAACACGTGTTTACCATGTTTAGACTTTGGAAATGGTGATATTCCGAGGTTTGTGCTCTATTTTTTGTTAACACGAGGTTGGGGTGCAAATCATTTTGGCCGGCCGTAGGCTGTAGTATACTACTCTCTCGATCCcggttaattgttgtcctttgattttggcacaaagatcaaggaaagggAGAGACGCTAATTACTAAATAATAAggggaacaaattgagtgtgaatgatcaaattattcatcaagttcatttttaaaatagaaaggacaacaacttactgagacaccctaatataaaaaaggacaacaaatgaccagaCTGGCTTTTTAGCGTCACTTACGGGTTTCGTTACTCAGGTCAATTTTTAGCTCGGGTTTATATCAGTTCAGGTAATTTACATATATTTTTCTGGTCAGTCGGGTTATTGTGGGGGTGGGTCGGCCCACATTATCATCAGGTCAGTTAAATATATGTGATAATTTGTGGAGATTTGCTTGGTTTCACTCATTAAACACTAGTACGAAATGGCCAATTTGTCGCGTTCAATTTGAGAGGTTTTTACGGCCTATCGCAGCAAATAGAAAcacggattttttttttttttttttttttttaagaatacAAAATTATTTCGTGTCATTCTCTACCCAATTAAATCTTATGTGGTGTTCGTattgacccacttacataaatgggtcatttaaCTTCAAGCCCAACTCATTAATTTCGGATTGGGTTCGTGTCGTATTGTTTGTCACCTCTAAGTAGCAGGTTTGATTTTCGTACCCTGAAATTTTTTTAAATGGACTTTTTCGCTATTTGTCTGAACAAGATTTGAAAACTAGACCTGAAAGAAATAAATCAATTATTCAATTATTGAACCACTTGTATTTATTAATAACCATATATTAATTGTAAcattgaatatatatatatatatatatatatatatatatatatatatatatatatatattataataaggAATATTATTTGTCAATAACTATATATTagtaaatttatttgaaatttaaaGTATTTTGGAGAAATAATCAAAGCACAGCATTATTTATTAGAGAACAAATAATCGAACAAGTTTCAGAGAAAAAAATTTGGGAAAAAAAATAAGATACAAATCATGCATGCATCGAAATTTTTTGGGTACATCCCCTATACGAAATTCCTGTGTTGGTCATTtatttatttctatttttttGACGAGAAAAAGGAGGCCGAAGCCGATTATATAGCTATGGATCGAGTAACACTCATTCCTTGAACATCTCGAGCCATCACGTCTTGGATCCCGTGTGGAGGGATGTGAAGCTCATGGTCACCAAAAGGAAATGTCAATACCATCTTCGATAGTTTGTCCGCGCTGAAATTAGCTTCGCGATAGACGTGTCGAATCAAATATTGCCCACCTTGCAACAGTCGCTTACAATCCTTGATAAGAGGCCCGTAAAATAGATTATCAATCATCCCCCCTTTATTGATGAGGTTTACTACCACTTGTGAGTTGGACTCAATGATAAGTTGTTCCAAGCCCATCATGCGTGCCAAATTCAGACCAATCCACACCCCACGCAGCTCGGCTAACATCACTGTAGAATGTCCAAGATTTATCACGAAGCCAAATATCCAATTTCCGCTATTATTGCGAAATATCCCGCCTGCACCCACTGGACCAGGATTACCTTTAGAGCATCCGTCAACATTCAGTTTAATGGCGTCTTCATGTGGAGGTTCCCATTTAATCCTCTTTTGTATCATGTTCCTCTACATATATACCTGACCATATTGATACCACGCTTTGACAACATCTATTGCCTGTGAAATCACAAAGCCCCGCACATCAAAAGGACGAGTGTTGGCTGACTGGAAAATCGAGTTACAACGCCACTTCCATAATCACCAGCATGTTATTGCAAAAATAATATTCCACGATATGCCCTGCACTTTAACATCAGTTAGTACCAAATTATTATACATCCAAGCATGAAGAATTCCGCAAAAAATACAGTTTGATAATTACTCCATCTTAAATTTTTATCCCAAATAGCAGTAGCCTGTGAGCATTCCATCAGCACATGACGGACATCCTCAAGCCCACATGAACATAGATGGCACCCCGAATGATCAGAAATCCCGCGCTTCAGCCGTTGCTCGTTAGTGGCTAGCCTATTGAGTACTGCTTGCCATAAAAACACGCGAACTCTTTGTGGTACTCTCAGTTTCCATATAACGTCCCACGTAAAATTAGGAGTATGTGAGTCCTGGTTGGAGGAAATAAGCTTGTAAACTGGCGCCGTGGAAAACAGCCCTGAAGACGTTTCAGACCACACTAGGCTATCTTCCTCAGCGCTGTCAAAAAGGACCAGAACGCTAGCAATTTTCATAATCACGGCAAGAGGTAGCTTGTTATCAAAAAGAGACCAATTCCAAGTTCCGTTAGACAAAACCATATCAGAAATTTTATGCTTCAACTCGGCCTCAAAGAGCGGAGCAGTTACTAAAAGAATCAGAGGACTTATATCCACCCATGGATCGGTCCAAAAGTGGATATGTTTCCCGTTGCCAACAGTCCATCGAACACCATTTTTCACGATATCTAGCCCGTGATAAACAGCCTTACCCACCAAGGAAGCATTATTTTTTTGAGTCCCTGCAAAAAGATCAGTGTTTGAAAAATACTTGCCTTTAACGACCTTGATCCACAAATCCTCATCCCCACTAGCAACGCGCCATCCCAGTTTCCCAAGAAGCGCCTCATTAGCAAATTTGGTACTACGGAGACCAATCCCCCCTTCGATTTTTGGTTTGCACATCTGAGCCCAAGAGACCCAATGAATTTTTCTCTCAAGGTTTTTTCCACCCCAAATAAATCTCCAAACAATCTTATCAATATCATTACATAACGTTGCTGGAAGCTTAGTTGTTTGAGCTATGTAAGTAGGAATGGCAGCTAAAACTGATTGTGCAAGAGTCACTCGCCCCACAAACGATAAAGAGTTAGCCTTCCACAAGCTAAGCTTCTTAAGCATTTTGTCAAGGAGCCAACGATGGGTAGCGGGTTTGACCCTAGTATGGACAATAGGGGCGCCCAAGTACCGACCCATATCTTTCACAATCGGGATTCCACTTTCCCTGCTAATAGCTAAGCACAAATCTGGACAAGTATTTGGGGAAAAATAAAAAGAAGATTTCTCCGAGTTAATGACTTATCCGGATTCTTCCCCAAATTTTTTCAATAACTTCATGATCAACTTTATTTGGCTAATAGAGGCTTCTGCAAAAAACATGAGATCATCCGCGAAAAAGACATGTGAAATCTTTGGCCCATGCCTGCTTGTATGGATCGGCTTCCACTCACACTCATCAATAGCTCTGAAAACCAACTATGAGAGGTGCTCAATGCATAGATTAAAGATGTAAGGACTAAGAGAGTCGCCTTGCCTAATACCACGAGTAGGAACAAACACGTCAGAAAAGGTGTAGTTCCACAAAATTTGAAAAGAGGCAGAAGATATAATATGCATAACAAGTGAGATCCACGACTCTGGCAAGCCAACTTATATCAGGGTGTGTTTTATAAAGCTCCACTTTAAACGATCATAAGCTTTTGACAAGTCGACTTTGATAGCCATATAGCCTGAGCGTCCTTGCTTGAGTTTGAAAGAGTGCATCACCTCTTGTACAAGGAGGATGTTATCTATTGTACCTCTGCCTGGTAGAAAGATAGCTTGGGTGGGCGCAATTAAAGAATCCATAAGGGGACGGAGTCGATTGACTAACACTCTGGTGATAATCTTGAGTGAAACATTTAATAAGCTAATAGGCCTAAAATTCACAATTTTTTCCGGATTCGTAACTTTAGGGATCAACTGGATTAACGTGTTGTTTATACTAGCAGGTACACTCCCCAAAGCAAAAGCAGATCTAACCAAATTGCAAACAGTTTCTCCTACTATTGCCCAGTTCTTTTGATAGAAAATTGGTAAGAAACCGTCTGGCCCGGGAGCCTTAAAAGCGCCCATTTGATTAACTGCTGCATGGATTTCCTCATTACAAAGCTCAGCGGTTAGAGAGCACAGAAGACCCGAGCATATAGGCGGGAAAGAAGCAGGTGTAAAATTTGTATCCACCGTATTATTGACCTCTGTAAAAAGAGCTTGAAAATGCTCCTTAGCCATAGATAAAAAAGTACCAACATCATCAACCCAAGATCCATTGTTATCAATGAGGCCGGACATATGATTCTTCCCTCTGCGTATAATTGTGGACAAATGGAAAAAACGCGTGTTTCGTTCACCATGAACAAAGAACTGGCCCTTATAGCGCTGCTTCTAATATAATTCCTCTTGGCGTAAAATGTCATCATACTCCTCTCTTAATTGTTTTTCCAGTTTTAGAAGGTATACATTCCAGCGTGACTCGAGATGTTTTTGTATACTCTCAAGTCTCGCTTGAATCCGCTTCTTCCGCCCAACAATGCTACGAAAAACATTATGGGCCCATTTAGATAAATTATCTTTGCAAATAATTATATTAGAATCCCACTCCAAGGACCCCGAGTCCCAGCTATTAGCTAAACAATTTGTAAAATCTGGATGCGTTAACCAGGCCGCCTCAAACTTAAATAATTTGTCATGCCTGGTTAGAGAAGTAGCTTTGTTATCAAAAGTCATCAAGAGCGGAGCATGGTCTGAAGACCTCCTGGGCAAGTTATGTTGAAGTATGtatcctcgacaataatgcgatcacatgtttaac
Protein-coding sequences here:
- the LOC141621748 gene encoding uncharacterized protein LOC141621748 — its product is MSWGGGESSGPGVKLDREPNLDQARDPSYKKNAATHFMSNEQIKAAGVEGSKRPPGHNPGEVLHQRSRLPFKVPTMAIAGFAIVGLIGYGVLYSKKKREADAIDVARVATNTATPQNTDFRPKK